The nucleotide window CCTGGGCCGCGCTGGAGGTCGCCCGCCGCCTGGGACCGGGCAGGCGCGTGGCGACCATCGCCTGCGACACTGGTGCGCGCTACCTGACCACCTCGCTGTTCAGTGGCAGCACCGGCACGCCGAAAGGTTACCGGCCCTACTCGCGCGAGAAGCTGGCAGATGGCGCGGCGCAGTAGACCCCGCCCCAGTCGCCCAGGCAGTCCACTTCACCCCTCCCGGTTGACGATGTGGCGGATCTCGCCGGGTGCCACGTCCAGCAGATCGGCCACCACGAGCGGATAGACCGGCCGCGCGGCGACCCTGTCCAGCGCCACCCACTCGGTGAAGACCTCGGCGTTGTCCAGCACGGTGAAGGAGGCGCCCGGCAGCTCGGGCGGAGCCTCCATATGAAAATAGAAACCGATCTCGTGCTGGCGCGCGTCCGGCGGCCCGAAGAAGTTCTCGACAATGCCCACCAGCCGCAGCGGCCCTGGCGGCGTGCCGGTCTCCTCCCGCCACTCGCGCGCGGCGCAGGCGTACACGTCCTCACCGGTCATCAGGGCCCCGCCGGGAACAAAGGCGAAATGCTGATGGTGCTGGGCGTTCACGAGCAGCTGACCGGCACGCACACACAGCACGGCCACCCGTACGCTGAATTTCAGGCCCCCCAGGGGCAGACGGATATCGGTCACGCGTCCCAGCGTACTGTTCCGCCGCGCCGGGTCGGCACAGGCCTGGCCCGCTATAGTCCCCCATATGCTGTTTCTGTCGGCCCTGCTGCTGCTCGTCGCGTTTCTGGTCGGGAGCCTGCCACTGGGGCACTGGCTGTTGCAGCGGGCCGGGGTCAGCACCCGCCTGAACAACGCGCACAACCTCGGCGTCGAAAACGTGTTGCGCCGTGTAGGCCCAGGGCTGGCCCTGAGCAGCGCGGCGCTCGACGCGGCTAAGGGTTTTGTCGCCCTGCTCATGGCCGCGAGCCTGGGCCGCCCCGAACTGACTGTGCTGGCCGCCCTGGCCGCCTATCTGGGCCACCTCAACCCGCCGCGCGCGCTGTACGGCCGCACGCCGCCGCGTGGGCGCGGGAACCTCGTGCTGCTGGGCCTGCTCGCCGGGCTGACGGTCACGGGCGCCCTGCCCTTCTGGGCGACGCTGCTGCCGGTGCTGCTGTACGCGGCGGTGGCCGGCTACTGGGGCTATGTCGGCGCGGCGACCGTGGCCGGGCTGGCCGGACTGGCGCTGGCAGGCGCGGCCCTGCCGCTGGGACCGGAGGCCAAACTGGCGCTGCTGGGCCTGCTCGCGGCCGCCGCATGGCGCTTCAAGGAAAATCTGGGCCGGATGCTCGACGGCACCGAGCCGCGCGTGGGTGAGGACGTGCCGCTGGCCGGCAAACGCAACGACGTGGTGGTGGCCGCCTTCATGATCCATCCCATGACCCTCAAGGACTTCTGGCAGACCCGGCGCTTCGCGTGGATGCGCCCCCTCGTCGAGCGCGGCGTCCTGAGCGAGAAGACCGTACGCCAGTTCGCCGACGAGGTGCGGCCCATGAAGGTAGGCGAGCTGCGCGGCATCCGCACGGCGCAGGGCCAGGAAATCCGCTGCTACCTGATTTCCAGCCCGCTGCTGCCCGACCGCTTCCGCGACGCGCCCGAGCTGGCGACCCGCCGGGCCATCGAGGGCGCGCGGCTGGCGCAGGAGCTCGGGGCGTCGGTGTTCGGACTGGGCGCTTTCTGGAGCGTGGTGGGCAACAAGGGGGTGGACGTACAGGCCGCGGTACCGGACATCACCGTCACCAACGGCGGCGCCTACACCTCGGGCACCATCAAGGCTGCCATTCCAGGCATCCTGACGCACTTCGCCGAGACCGGACGCGACCTGAAGGCCGCCACGGCGGGCATCGTGGGGGCCAACGGCGTGGTCGCCTTCGGGATCGCGCGCACCATCGCGCCGCAGGTCGGGCGCCTCATCATGATCGGGCGCGATCCCGAGAAGCTCGAGCGCAGCGCGAACACCCTGCGCCGCGCGAACCAGACCACCGAGATCATCACGACCACGAGTTACGACACCCTGAAGGACGCCGACCTGATCTTCACGGCCACGAGCGACCCCAATCCGGTCGTCTTTCCGCAGCACGTCAAACCCGGCGCGTGGATCTTCGACGAGGGCCGGCCCGCCGACGTGGACGAGAGCGTGGCGCGGATCCCCGGCGTGCGCGTGATTCCCGGCGGCGTGGTGCGCCCGCCCGGCAGCATGACGAGCAACATCGACCTGCAGTTCGGGGAGGGCGCCGTGCCCGCCTGTCTGGCCGAGACCCTGATCATCGCCTCGACCGGCGACTACGCCCGCAAGAGCCTGGGCGGGCAGACCTTGAGCGAGAACATCAATTTCTTCGTGGACGAAGCGCAGAACCTGGGATTCACGGTGGTCGACTGAGGTAAGAGGGCAACTGGCCGCCTGGCCCACTGGCCTAGGCCGGCCGGCGCAGTTCATCCGAAGAGGGTTACGTCATGCTGAACGTCCACACCGCGCAAATGTGGATAAGCATACCCAGCCCTGACGCCGCCGGGCGGAAAATAGAGGCATCCGAATGACGCTACTCGTCCTCTTCCCTTCCTGCGCCGTGAGCCGGGGAGGACTGCGCCCCCACGCGGCCAGACAGGAGCACCGTTGACAGACTTCACCACGAACGCCGCCCCCAGCCCCGCCACCGCCACGCTGACCCTCAACGACCAGCGCGAG belongs to Deinococcus sp. Leaf326 and includes:
- a CDS encoding glycerol-3-phosphate acyltransferase, giving the protein MLFLSALLLLVAFLVGSLPLGHWLLQRAGVSTRLNNAHNLGVENVLRRVGPGLALSSAALDAAKGFVALLMAASLGRPELTVLAALAAYLGHLNPPRALYGRTPPRGRGNLVLLGLLAGLTVTGALPFWATLLPVLLYAAVAGYWGYVGAATVAGLAGLALAGAALPLGPEAKLALLGLLAAAAWRFKENLGRMLDGTEPRVGEDVPLAGKRNDVVVAAFMIHPMTLKDFWQTRRFAWMRPLVERGVLSEKTVRQFADEVRPMKVGELRGIRTAQGQEIRCYLISSPLLPDRFRDAPELATRRAIEGARLAQELGASVFGLGAFWSVVGNKGVDVQAAVPDITVTNGGAYTSGTIKAAIPGILTHFAETGRDLKAATAGIVGANGVVAFGIARTIAPQVGRLIMIGRDPEKLERSANTLRRANQTTEIITTTSYDTLKDADLIFTATSDPNPVVFPQHVKPGAWIFDEGRPADVDESVARIPGVRVIPGGVVRPPGSMTSNIDLQFGEGAVPACLAETLIIASTGDYARKSLGGQTLSENINFFVDEAQNLGFTVVD
- a CDS encoding NUDIX domain-containing protein; translated protein: MTDIRLPLGGLKFSVRVAVLCVRAGQLLVNAQHHQHFAFVPGGALMTGEDVYACAAREWREETGTPPGPLRLVGIVENFFGPPDARQHEIGFYFHMEAPPELPGASFTVLDNAEVFTEWVALDRVAARPVYPLVVADLLDVAPGEIRHIVNREG